Genomic segment of Thermodesulfovibrionia bacterium:
ATCGTTCCATATCCCCTGAAGCCAATATTCCGGATTTATTCTCATCATAAATATATGAATAAAAAAGCTGTGCCCAAGAACTTTGCGAAACTTGCCCAGAATTGCCTGTTCCTGAGAAGGCGGTGGTACAGGAATGTTTTTTAGAATTAGCTTCCCGCCTGACGCTTCAAAATAAGGTTTACCAACTCCTCTTCTGACCGACTGTTCAGCACGCATTACATGATCATACATAACATCCATAATTAAAATATCAGGTTTATAAATATCGATGAGCTTCCTTGCTCTTAAGAAAGACTGATCAGTCCCATATCCAAAAACTCCTGCATTAATCACCCTCTTCTGCAGCATCTTCCCCAAAATAGCCGGAAATGTTTCATGGTCTGAAACCTGATCGCCAAAAGTGAATGAACCACCCACAACTAAAACCGGGGCAGAATCGGATAAACCGGACTGAGGACTATCCTGGCCGTTTGAGCGGATTCCATTCTCCAGGATTGTAAGGGTTGTTCCCCAGACATTTTCTTTATTCGATACACTTTTTTTCGGTATCCACCCCAATAACTCAGGATCAAATTCTGCAGGATAGGCGGAACGGAAAAACATACTCTTTTCATCAACAAAATTCTTGAAACTATATTCACTTTTATATATCCTTGCCGCAACCTCCAGAACTAACAACATCAGAAGTATACTGACAATGGAAATGGCTATGTTGAGAAATTTACTTTTCATTTTTTTGGCTTATATAACTATAGGAAACTGTTTATGAAATTACTGAGTATTCTAACCTTTCTACGAATGTTTTTCTTGAATTTGAGTCGTAATTAGCAGTGATATGCTCAACCTGATAATTATTAAGACGTTAATAATATTATAGGATCTCCTGTTTATTTTTTCCTATTAATTACTGTATCATTTTTAAAGCAGGCAATTCTGACAACAACCACATTTAGAACACATTTGTAATATTCATGGATATGGAGACTGCTGACATGGAAGCAATAAACGTCAACATTAAGATGTGAAATGAAGAAAATACTTTTTTCATTAATTGCCTTCATAATTATCTGTACTATGCTGTTTCTCTTTGGCGAGTTCAGCATTAGGGCCTTTTATCCGAGATTTTCAAATTATAATATGGAGATGTGGAGATATGCTGCAGAAATAAAGCAGCCATTAGACAATAAACGACTTCCATTTCATCACTACCCTAATAAAGAAGGTGTCTATTACAATGCCAAAATAAAGACTAATTCTATGGGCTTCAGAGATTTTGAGTATACTCTCAAAAAACCCGAAGACAAAAAACGAATTGTTTTTATCGGGGATTCATTTACGCTGGGCTGGGGGGTTGAATTTGAAGATATTTATTCAAAAAAACTTGAAAAATCGCTAAATGAAAACCAAAACAGCTATGAGGTCATTAATATGGGTGTTGGTAACTATAACAGCATCATGGAAACCGAACTATTTAAATCAAAAGGATTAAGCCTTAACCCTGACTTAGTGATCCTTATGTATTTCATTAATGACGCTGAGCCAACCCCTCATAATGTGACCCCATTAGAATATAAGACAAGAAGAAATTCTTATTTCATGGCTTTCCTGCTTGACCGCTTTATTAAATTCAAAACAGCTTTGGATCAAAGTTATGACTGGAAAAAATACTACGGGGATCTGTATATTCATAATCCTGACAACCTTGCATCAAACAAAAAATCACTGGAAGAACTTATCACATTATGTAATGCAAACAACATAAAATTGCTTATAGTAAACATCCCGGAACTGCATAACCTTAAAAATTATCCTTTTCGATTTGCAACGCAATATATATCTCAGATCTCAGAAGAAGGCAAAGTGCCTTTTCTCGATCTCCTCCCGTATCTTGCCGATCAGGAACCTGAATCTTTATGGGTCAGCCTTGAGGACCCCCATGCTAATGCCAAGGCTAATTCAATTATTTCAAATACTATATATGAGAAGATAAGAAACGAAGGATTACTGAATTAAATACTGAAGAGTTATGTTTATCCGCTAATATTTAACCTTAAACATCCTGATAAGCTTCTCTGAATCGTCCTCATATACAAGGTCAACCTCATCAGAATACTTATCCATATTTATTAATTCATTATACATTTCCCATTCAGATACAGATGAGCGCTCGTCAATCACAATAAAGTCAACATGATATCTCTTTGCAAAATTTACCACATCAGAGGAATTGGCATACGGCAACATAGTATATCTCGCATCACTGTAAAAGCTGACCCATGGAGTACGATGCATGACATTAAGTTTTTCATATTCTGACGAAACTCTGTTCTTTAAAAATAAACCGGCCTTCATATGCTCAACCGGAAATTCTTTCTCGCCAAAAATATCGGTTCTGAATGCATTGAAGAAACAAAGTGTCAAAATGCAAAGCATAATGATTATGCATTTAATATTCTTCTCAAGACACAGGACGACTCTATTATCCCTGATGCAATAATAAGCTGCTGCTGCAGATATAGCCGCAGTGGAGCGGACGAAACCCAATGATGCAATTAAAACCAGAAATAGAGCAGTTGGAAACATGAGTTTTTCAAGGATGAAAAAAGAAGGATAAACCGCAAAAAATACAAATGAAAATACAAGCAGAACCATCTTGTTCCTGTCTTTAAATAAATCTTTGCTGAAGAAAGCAAAAAGCAGAGGCATTAAAACAGACATTAAAAACCGCAACACCGTTTTTAATGCTATCTTTGAATTGCTTATATAACCTCTAACAAATTCAGCCGGCTTCTTTGCTATGACGCTGATGATAGACGCTTTACTGGTGACATCAAAGGCCTGCAAGTGTGTTTTTCTATCATTCAGCGAATAAGCTGCCTTATCATATTCGACCTCCTCTGATTTAACTCCCGCATCTAGGATTACAGGAAGATAAACAGCCTTACCGGACAGCGCAAACTTGCCAGTGGAATTCTTTATATAAAATAAGTACGGGGATGAAATCAGGAAGAAAAATACAATTGCGACGGCAACTCCCAGCAATCTTTTTTTATTCTTAAACGGATTGCTCCCAACCAATGACAGAAAAGGCAATAACAACAAGTAAATACCCTCAGGCCTTGTTAAATACAAAAATGCTGTCAGAATTCCAAGCAGCATGTAACTGTAAAATTTATTCTTTCTGATTGAAGTCATATACAGGTAGATGCAAAGGAATAATAGAAAGAAGAACAATGCCTCTGTAGCAACCCTGACAGATACTTCAAGCATCGAGGGGTGAAACGCATAAATAAAAGAGGCGAACAAGCCTGATTCTTCATTATGCAACTCCTTCCCGATCAGGTAAAATAAAAATATGGTTATTCCGCTGAAAAACAAGGATACGAATTTTGCTGAAAAGAAAAGATCATTAAAGAGGAGATCTGTCATGCCGATCAATATCGGATACATCGGCTGGAAGAAGACACCCCAGTTATAATTTTCACCAAAGGCATATCTGCCGTTTTCTATCAGGTTTTTTCCGAGACGCATATACGATACGCCGTCAATACCGACATATACTTCGTTATTGAAAATAAATATCCTGACAGCCAAACCAATTAGCAGAATAGCGGATAAGATTATACGCTCTTTTTTCATCTTTAAAGGATATTCCTTACACCTGTTTTCTTACGGCCTGTATCAAGGCATCGCATGTTGTCAGATCCTCATCAGGCATGTTCTGAAATCCTGATGCGAGCATTTCTCTCCCGATTCCGGAATTATTTAAGGTTTTCACGCTGCTGACTATATCAAAGCCGAATTTATCGAGGTATCTTACATGGGCAGAGTATGGCTGTCTGTTTATCAGATATGGCCTTCCGCCTCTTATTAATTTCCATGTCAGGTCTGAATATGCCCAGTGTCCATTCCATTCCCGCGCAAATCCGCAGCAACTGAAGTCAATAACATGGGACATATATCCGCCCGGCTTGACCCATCTGGCCAAGGCTTCATAGGTATGCTCAAGATCATCAATATGCCCTAGAGCAGACTGCGAAAAAATCATATCAACTGATTTTTCCTTAAGAATATCAGCATTATACCAAGGAACATAGTAAGCGATTTGTATATTATTGCCACTGTCACTTCCCATATTTGTTATGGCATTCCTTATGGCTACAAGCCGCTTTTTTTCAAGTGAAGCCTTGATCCTTTCAGCTGTTAAGATATTATGCGGGAATTCATATGAGGTCATAAGAGGCTTAAGCATTGGGAACTCAACTTCATCGGGAATCCTCTCCCTTTTATTAAATAGTTCAACAAGCTCATTGAATACTTTTACATTCCTCTCATTATCGGCATGTTTCACCACATCAAAAGCATAATATTTATCCGCTCCAGATAAAAGGGCTGCCAGTCCTATTCCGAGGGAATCCCCTGGGCCAAGTTCGGCAACGGTATGCAAGTCAATAGAAAGGCCGTTCTTGTATGCCATGACAAGGTGTCTTAGCCATACAGAATAACAGTATCTTGCCAACATCGCACCACCCCCGGTCCCTTTGGAGACTGGTTTATACATGCCGGGGATATGGGTAGCAACACCCTTGATTATGTGACTGATAACAAACATCATACTGTCATTTCCATCTGGATGTGTAGTGTGAATATTTCATTTCTTTTTAAGGATGAAGACGACAACCCTTGTAAGTAATTCCTGCCTTGTATATCCTTTGCTCAATAAAACGGCCTCAAGGGCTGGAGTTAATAATTTTTCTCCTTCATAAATAAACTTCTCTTCAATAACTTCTACATACTTATTGAATATTTCCCTGAATTCATTGAGTCGTAATTTATTCAAATATGCATTTACCGGATATTGATTTTCCAAAAGATGATCCCATAGAGGTACTTTTTTTGAAGGGGACTTATCCGGCTCGCTCCACTCCATATGGTGACTGCCGGACACGCTGGGAAACAGGTGTATTCCTATCCATGCTGTTCCTGAATGCTTGAGCACGCGGCTTATCTCCCTGACAACTCCATCAACATTATCCATATGCTGGAATACCCAGGCTGAATATATAAAATCAAAATGATTATCGGGAAAGGAAAGATCAGTTGCATTCATAATGCGGATATCTAACTCATTCAGTGGAATATTTTTCCCGTATCCTGAAAACAGTTCTGAAAAAAAACGCTTGTCAAATAAAAGATGCCTTGCCAGTGATTTAACAGCCCGTTCCATGCCATTTTTCCTTAATATACGAATGAACTTTGCAAGATCAATTTCATATGTTGGTATTTCCAGATCTATTCCAGTAACATCCGCTCCATCAGCTTTAAAAAGAATCGTCTGTACAGCAGTTTGGCCGCATCCTATATCAAGTATTTTAGCTTGGCTGATTTCAATACCGGTGTGTTTCCTGTATATGTCCAGTAAATCGTTGTGAAATTTTATTTCTGATGCAGCATCTCCAAGAAGCCCAGCCCTGTAAGCGCGATAAATATCTAGAAATGACAGCATGCGGTGAAAAAACGGTATTCGCTGCCCGCTCATAACATTCTTCATATATCGTTTCCCTCCCGGCTTCCGGCGCTTCAGTTGATAGTGAAAACTAAACCTATATAACAATAGCCGCTTCCCTTTAAAGTAACGCACAACAGATGCGGCAGATTATCACTTAAACATTACACATTATTTTTTTTGCATAAAAAGACAACAATCCTTGTGATTAAGTCTTCTCTCGTATAATCTTTATGTTGCAACATCTTTTCTAATTCTGCCGTTAATAGTGATTCTCCTTCATAAGTTCTTTTTTCGTTTAATAACTTCATGTGCCTGGAGAAAAATTCTCTGTAGTCACCCAAACGATATCTATTCAGATATGTATTTACAGGATATTTGTTATCTAACAGATGATCCCATGGCGACACTTTGTCTGAGAGAGATTTATCAGGTTCAGCCCAATCAAGATGATGCCCCCCTGATAAACTCGGGAAAAGATGTATCCCGATCCAGGCGATTCCAGATGGCTTTAAAACTCGGTTAATCTCCCTTATCGCACCTGGGACATCTTCAATATGTTCAAAGGTCCAGGCAGAATAAATAAAATCAAAATGATTATCAGGAAAAGAAAGATCCGTTGCATTCATAATGCGAATATCTAACTCATTCAGCGGAATACTTTTCCCGTATCCGGAAAATAGTTCTGAAAAAAATCGCCTGTCAAATAAAAGATGCCTTGCCAGTGACTTAACAGCACGTTCTATACCATTAGCTCTTATAACACGCATAAAGGTCTTTATCCCCATCTTATATGTTGGAACCTCCATATCTATGCCTGTAACATCAGCACCATCAGCTTTAAAAAGAATCGTTTGTACAGCAGTCTGCCCACACCCTAAATCAAGTATTCTTGCTTTATTGATATCAATATTAACGTTAGCCCTGAAAATTTCCAGAAGCTGCTTATGAAAACTTATTTCCCCTTTTGCATCTCCAAAAAGACCTGTACGATAAGCATGAAAAATATACAACATTGATGATATTCGATCGAGAAAAGATATTTTTTGCCCACTCATTACAGTTTTCACAGAATAATTTTCTCCTTGTATGGATATATTAATTCCAGATTTATGACCTATGAAGCATAACTAACAGCCTTCTTGCTTGCAAGTTGATAAATTTCCATAAGGTCAGCATAGTATTTTTCAGCACCCAGTTTTTCCTCCACTAATTTCTTTGCCATCTTTCCCCAATCTGCAGCTTTGTCAGGATTATCAATTACATATTCAATCTTTTCACTTAAGTCCTGAGCGTTGCCAGCCTCAAAAGTCAAACCCGTCTCATAGTCCCTTACAAGTTCCGGAATCCCCCCCATTCTTGCCCCTATGACAGGGACACTCATTGCAAAAGATTCTATTACCGAAATAGGGTTGTTATCATGACATTCTGACGGCAATACAACTGCTGCACTATTCTGTATCTCACAGCACAGATCTTCATACTTTAAAAATCCAAGAAACCTGACATTGCCGATATTCTCTTCCTTAACTTTAGCTTTCAATATTTCAGTGAATGGACCCTCTCCGCTCAATTTAATCTCAATAGTTTTATTTTTCTTATAAAGAATCCCGGCGGCATCAAGCAAAGTCCATAATCCCTTTTCCGGGACATGTCTGCCGATATAAAGCACCGCCTTTGATTTCTCAATTTTGCCAGCAGCAAAATTGAACGCACTGAGTTTTTTTGTATCAATAAAATTCGGCAAATAAAAAAAGTTCTTCTTAAACCCCATTTCCTCCAGTTTGCTTTTTGCAAATTTGCTGGTACATATAAAGATGTCTACATTTTTGTAAATATCAAGAACTTTGTGATGGAGATACATTTCCACTGCTGTCAAAAGACTTTTTGCAAAAGAGTTTTTGACACATTTGTTCTTGACCGCCTTATAATATTTGCCTCCACTGCATTCTTCACATACTGTCCCATATATAGGGTGCCGCCTTAAAAGCGTATATGACCCGCAAACCATCTTATAATCATGCAAAGACATAACAACTGGAATTTTCTTCTTTTTTAAAACATGCAGTATTGAAGGCGAAAAAACATGGTAGATATTATGGAGATGGGCCACATCAACAGGATATTCCTCGATTAATCTTGTTAACCTTTTCTTTGCTTCAAGAGAATAAATAACCCGCCCGGCAATTTTAAGCTGGTCAATGATGCTGTGTCTCGCACTAAAATCCACATATGGCATAAAATATTTATCCATTTCACAGGGTATGTTTTCAGGGTGCTGCGTTGAAAAGAAGACGGAATGATGTCCATGTTCTTCCAATAATTTTGCTGTGTTGAAATAGACAGACTCAGACCCGCCTCTGAAGTAATGGAAGTTGTTAATGTGAAGAATATTCATGCTTTCCCTGGCAAAATAAAATCGCTACTCTCACCTCTAATAATTTTCCTAACTCCCCTTGTGTAGCCAATAAGGCCATCGAGATTGAATCTGACAACTGCAAGGTAAAATCCGAAGACCGCGTATCCTAAGTGAAGCCACATGTAGCAGATAAAATTATAAATATTTTTATGTAACTTCATCTTATAAAAATAATGTTTCGCCAATATCACATTCTCTATCAACTTTTTATCATCAGCTCTTCCAGCATTAGAGCACACATGCTCCAGCCTTGCTTTCGGGGTCATCGCAAGCCTGTATTTTCTCGACACCCTGAATGAAAAGTCAAAATCTTCAGACAACCCGTATCCAATGAAATTTTCATCAAATAAAAATTCCTGAAAAACCTCTTTCTTATAACTCATTACACAACCCGGCAATGTGGACACTTCTAAATATTCCATATCATTATATCGGGGATTTGAATAGATAAACATCCGTTTGTCGGTAAAATTGCCGCGCATAAAATATTTATACAAGATAGTGCCGATAAAACCCTGATGAAGATTCGTTATTGTACCGCCTACTCCGTAAAGAGAGGGATCTTTTCTGTATGTCTCCAGTATATGAAAAATAAAATCCTCTTCCAAAAGCACATCATCATCCAGAAAAAGCAGGATATCGCTTTTATTCCTTTTCAATGCTACATTTCTTGCCTGGGCCAATCCGGTTATTTCAGTGGCATGAATATATTTAAGACTGATTCCGCTTTTCGTTGATTCATCCAAGTTATTGAATAGAGATAATACTGCATTATTAACATCTGGTGAAATGTTCTGGTCAACTATTATTATTTCAGATGGTAAATAAGCCTGTATTAAGATACTCTTTAGGGTGTTTAACAGGTCTTCACATCTGTTTTTTGTTGGAATAGCCACAGAGATTGTCATCATTTTTTATAGGGAGCTCTTTATTTCTTTTATTACCTTCAATGATTCGGCGGATGTCGAGTAGGGCTTATCTTCCTCTGGGTCAATGTTTAAATTATAACACAGGGTTTTATTGCCATTCTCAATAATTTTTTCCCCATTATTGAAAACATAAGCTGTAAGGGTGGTATCTTCCAAGCCTATGTCTGACATAGAAAACGACGGGCTTCGCTCTTTGCAGCTTTGAATATCATGAGTAACATCCGGCAGTTGAGATATCACCCATTGACGTTTATCGGAAGAATTCAAATCAAAAGAACTCTCCGGACATGGCTGCCAGTGATTTAATTTGTTCAGAAATGTAGTGTAAAGAT
This window contains:
- a CDS encoding GDSL-type esterase/lipase family protein; this translates as MKKILFSLIAFIIICTMLFLFGEFSIRAFYPRFSNYNMEMWRYAAEIKQPLDNKRLPFHHYPNKEGVYYNAKIKTNSMGFRDFEYTLKKPEDKKRIVFIGDSFTLGWGVEFEDIYSKKLEKSLNENQNSYEVINMGVGNYNSIMETELFKSKGLSLNPDLVILMYFINDAEPTPHNVTPLEYKTRRNSYFMAFLLDRFIKFKTALDQSYDWKKYYGDLYIHNPDNLASNKKSLEELITLCNANNIKLLIVNIPELHNLKNYPFRFATQYISQISEEGKVPFLDLLPYLADQEPESLWVSLEDPHANAKANSIISNTIYEKIRNEGLLN
- a CDS encoding glycosyltransferase; the encoded protein is MMTISVAIPTKNRCEDLLNTLKSILIQAYLPSEIIIVDQNISPDVNNAVLSLFNNLDESTKSGISLKYIHATEITGLAQARNVALKRNKSDILLFLDDDVLLEEDFIFHILETYRKDPSLYGVGGTITNLHQGFIGTILYKYFMRGNFTDKRMFIYSNPRYNDMEYLEVSTLPGCVMSYKKEVFQEFLFDENFIGYGLSEDFDFSFRVSRKYRLAMTPKARLEHVCSNAGRADDKKLIENVILAKHYFYKMKLHKNIYNFICYMWLHLGYAVFGFYLAVVRFNLDGLIGYTRGVRKIIRGESSDFILPGKA
- a CDS encoding class I SAM-dependent methyltransferase, whose product is MKNVMSGQRIPFFHRMLSFLDIYRAYRAGLLGDAASEIKFHNDLLDIYRKHTGIEISQAKILDIGCGQTAVQTILFKADGADVTGIDLEIPTYEIDLAKFIRILRKNGMERAVKSLARHLLFDKRFFSELFSGYGKNIPLNELDIRIMNATDLSFPDNHFDFIYSAWVFQHMDNVDGVVREISRVLKHSGTAWIGIHLFPSVSGSHHMEWSEPDKSPSKKVPLWDHLLENQYPVNAYLNKLRLNEFREIFNKYVEVIEEKFIYEGEKLLTPALEAVLLSKGYTRQELLTRVVVFILKKK
- a CDS encoding class I SAM-dependent methyltransferase, with the translated sequence MKTVMSGQKISFLDRISSMLYIFHAYRTGLFGDAKGEISFHKQLLEIFRANVNIDINKARILDLGCGQTAVQTILFKADGADVTGIDMEVPTYKMGIKTFMRVIRANGIERAVKSLARHLLFDRRFFSELFSGYGKSIPLNELDIRIMNATDLSFPDNHFDFIYSAWTFEHIEDVPGAIREINRVLKPSGIAWIGIHLFPSLSGGHHLDWAEPDKSLSDKVSPWDHLLDNKYPVNTYLNRYRLGDYREFFSRHMKLLNEKRTYEGESLLTAELEKMLQHKDYTREDLITRIVVFLCKKNNV
- a CDS encoding glycosyltransferase family 4 protein, with protein sequence MNILHINNFHYFRGGSESVYFNTAKLLEEHGHHSVFFSTQHPENIPCEMDKYFMPYVDFSARHSIIDQLKIAGRVIYSLEAKKRLTRLIEEYPVDVAHLHNIYHVFSPSILHVLKKKKIPVVMSLHDYKMVCGSYTLLRRHPIYGTVCEECSGGKYYKAVKNKCVKNSFAKSLLTAVEMYLHHKVLDIYKNVDIFICTSKFAKSKLEEMGFKKNFFYLPNFIDTKKLSAFNFAAGKIEKSKAVLYIGRHVPEKGLWTLLDAAGILYKKNKTIEIKLSGEGPFTEILKAKVKEENIGNVRFLGFLKYEDLCCEIQNSAAVVLPSECHDNNPISVIESFAMSVPVIGARMGGIPELVRDYETGLTFEAGNAQDLSEKIEYVIDNPDKAADWGKMAKKLVEEKLGAEKYYADLMEIYQLASKKAVSYAS
- a CDS encoding methyltransferase domain-containing protein yields the protein MMFVISHIIKGVATHIPGMYKPVSKGTGGGAMLARYCYSVWLRHLVMAYKNGLSIDLHTVAELGPGDSLGIGLAALLSGADKYYAFDVVKHADNERNVKVFNELVELFNKRERIPDEVEFPMLKPLMTSYEFPHNILTAERIKASLEKKRLVAIRNAITNMGSDSGNNIQIAYYVPWYNADILKEKSVDMIFSQSALGHIDDLEHTYEALARWVKPGGYMSHVIDFSCCGFAREWNGHWAYSDLTWKLIRGGRPYLINRQPYSAHVRYLDKFGFDIVSSVKTLNNSGIGREMLASGFQNMPDEDLTTCDALIQAVRKQV
- a CDS encoding glycosyltransferase family 39 protein; protein product: MKKERIILSAILLIGLAVRIFIFNNEVYVGIDGVSYMRLGKNLIENGRYAFGENYNWGVFFQPMYPILIGMTDLLFNDLFFSAKFVSLFFSGITIFLFYLIGKELHNEESGLFASFIYAFHPSMLEVSVRVATEALFFFLLFLCIYLYMTSIRKNKFYSYMLLGILTAFLYLTRPEGIYLLLLPFLSLVGSNPFKNKKRLLGVAVAIVFFFLISSPYLFYIKNSTGKFALSGKAVYLPVILDAGVKSEEVEYDKAAYSLNDRKTHLQAFDVTSKASIISVIAKKPAEFVRGYISNSKIALKTVLRFLMSVLMPLLFAFFSKDLFKDRNKMVLLVFSFVFFAVYPSFFILEKLMFPTALFLVLIASLGFVRSTAAISAAAAYYCIRDNRVVLCLEKNIKCIIIMLCILTLCFFNAFRTDIFGEKEFPVEHMKAGLFLKNRVSSEYEKLNVMHRTPWVSFYSDARYTMLPYANSSDVVNFAKRYHVDFIVIDERSSVSEWEMYNELINMDKYSDEVDLVYEDDSEKLIRMFKVKY